The Haloferax volcanii DS2 DNA segment GGCGTCGTCGACCTCGTCGAAAGCTTCGAGTCGGGCGACTTCGGTGCGGGCATCGCCCTACAGGAAGTCGAGAACCCACAGCAGTTCGGGATTGCGGACGTCGACGACCAGGGTAACGTCACCCAACTCATCGAGAAGCCGGACGAGCCGCCGACGAATCTCGCACTCATCGGGATGTACGTCTTCTCGCCCGCGGTCTTCGACGCCATCGAGCAACTCGAACCCTCGTGGCGCGGCGAACTCGAAATCACGGACGCGATTCAGTCACTCCTCGAAGACGGCTACGCCATCGACTCGCACGTCGTCGAAGGCTGGTGGAAAGACACCGGCAAGCCCGAAGACATCCTCGAGGCGAACCAACTCGTCCTCGAAGACAAGTCGCTCAAAAAGCGGGGCACCGTCAGCGACGATGCGACCGTCGATGGACGTATCGAACTCGCGGAGTCAGCGACCATCGAAGACGGCGCAGTCGTCCGTGGCCCGGTCTCTATCGCGGATGGCGCGGTCATCAAATCGGGCACCTACGTCGGCCCGTACACGTCTGTCGGTCCGAACTCGACACTCGAAGGCGTCCACATCGAGAACTCGGTCGTCATCGGTGAGTCGAGCATCAACACCTCCGGCCGCATCGTTGACAGCCTCCTCGGGAAGGGCGCGAACATCGGCAGTGCGGACGACTTCCTCCCGGAGGGTCGTCGCCTCGTCGTTGGCGAGAACTCCCAACTGAAACTCTAACCATGCACATCATCACCCACGCCTGTACGCAGTGCGGAACCGTCGTCTCCGCGAACGAACTCGAATCGAACCGCGTGATGAAGTGCCCCGGACTGGGCTGTGAGAACGTCCTCCGCTTTACGGACCTCGACCAGGCCGACCAGGAGCACTTCCTCGACAACAAAGCCAGCTACGAGCTGTAATCGCTGAACGCTGCCTCAAGCGCTGCAAGGTCGTCTTCCAACGTCGGTTGGGAGCAACCGAGTTCGCCTTCTACGTTCGACACATCGAGACACGAGCGTCGCGGCCTCGCCGCCGGGCGGTCGAGGTCGGCCATGACCGACGACTCGATGAGTGTCGCATCGCCACCAATCACCTCGCAAATCTTCTCGCCGAAGTCGGAGGGCGTGACGGCCGACTGACTCGCAACATGAAACGTCCCCGACACGCCGGCATCGAGGAGTTCCAGCGTCGTCGTGGCGACGTTGCCGGCCCGACTGGGCGTCATCGTCTGGTCGGTGAACAGCGGGACCGTGTCACCGGCGGCGAGCGTCGAGGCGACCCACTGAGGAAAGCCGACGAGGTCGCTTGTGTCACCGCGTGCACCGTAGACGAACGACAAGCGGAGAATGAGCGCATCGGGGTTCACGTCACGAACGGCGTGCTCGCCGGTGAGCTTCGAGCGGCCGTACTCCTGAATCGGTGCTGGCTCGTCACCTTCTTCGTAAAAACCGTCTGTCTCGCCGTCGAAGACGTAGTCAGTCGAGTAGTGAATGAACGGAATCTCGCGGTCGTCACACACCGCCGCGAGATCGCCTGGCGCGGTTCCGTTTACTGCAGTCGCCACCTCGGGATTTGATTCACAGCCGTCCACGTCAGTATAGGCGGCGCAGTTAATCACCAGATCAACGTCGTACTCATCAAGCAACTCTACAACCCGCTCAGTATCTGTGATATCGACTTGGTGGAGCGGACAGTCGAAGGTGGGCTCCTCGGAGTGATAGCTGCCGACAACCGCGTGACCCTGCTCGCGGAGCGTTCGGACGACGACACTCCCGAGCAAGCCGTTAGCGCCGGTGACGAATGCGTACATGTACTCGTTGTGTCGATGAAAATGTAAATATATGCTGCCTCTGTTGGTGGCATATGGACGTACTCGTTACTGGTGGTGCCGGATTCATCGGTTCGAACTTCGTGCGGTATCTGCTCGACAACAGCGACGATTCCGTCGTCACGCTTGACGCGCTCACCTACGCCGGGTCGCGTGACAATCTCGCCGGCTATCTCGACCACCCGAACCATCGGTTCGTCGAGGGTGACATCCGAGACCGCGAGCTTGTTGACGACCTCGTGGCCGATGCCGATGTCATCGTGAACTTTGCTGCGGAGTCGCACGTCGACCGCTCCATCGGTGGGGCCGAGCCGTTCGTCTCGACGAACGTCCAGGGGACTCAGACGCTCCTCGACGCCGCCCTCGATGCGGATATCGACCGGTTCCTCCAGATTTCGACCGACGAGGTGTACGGCGAGATTCACGACGGGAAGTTCACGGAAGACGACCCACTCGCGCCGCGAAATCCCTACTCGGCGACGAAAGCCGGTGCGGACCTGCTCGTTCGGAGCTACCGAGAAACCCACGACCTGCCGACGCTCATCACGCGGACCTGCAACAACTTCGGTCCGCGCCAGCACCCGGAAAAACTCATTCCGAAGTTCATCCAGCGCGCCGCGAACGGCGAGACGCTCCCGGTCTACGGCGACGGCTCGAACGTCCGCGAGTGGATTTACGTCGAAGACAACTGTGCAGCGCTCGATGTCGTCCTCCGAGAGGGCGATATCGGCGAGGTGTACAACATCGGCAGCGGCGTCGAACTGTCGAACCTCGAAACGACGGAGAAGATTCTTGAGGCAGTTGGCGGCTCAGAAGACCAAATCGAATTCGTTGAGGACCGCGCGGGCCACGACCAGCGCTATGCCATCGACGCGACAAAGACGAAGGCGCTCGGCTGGGAGCCCGAGTGGAGCTTCGAAGACGGCCTTGAGGCGTGTGTCGACTACTACCTCGGTGACGACGAATAGATGGCTGACCAGCGCAACCAGGCGGATAAGCCGACCACGAGGATTCCCGACGACGAGTGGGAAGCAATCGTCGCGAACGTTCCGCTGGTCTCCGTCGACCTCGTGATTCGCCACGAGGGCGGTGTTCTCCTCGGGTTCCGTGAGAACGAACCCGCACGCGGTGAGTGGTTCGTCCCCGGTGGGACCGTATTCAAAAACGAGACGCTGACGGATGCCCTCTACCGGGTCGCCGACGAAGAGCTAGGCGTGGACGTGACGATCGAGTCACGACTCGGTACGTTCGAACACTTCTACGACACGTCGGACGTAGAGGGCATCGACTCAAAGCATTATCTTGCGACCGCGTTTGAGGTGACGCTTGACGACGACAACCTCGAAATGGACACTCAGCACAGCCAACTGAAGGTCTTCGAACCACCGTACGAAGGTCTCCACCCCTACGTCGAGCGGTATCTAGACGCGCTCGACTGAGGTTGAAAAACAATTCTTTGTCAGATCGGAGCGATAGCGTGAGAGAATCGAGAGTCGGAGGTGAGTTATTCCCCAAGAGAGCCCAACAGGAACGACCCAAAGACCATCTGCAACCCGATCACCACAGCCACGGTCGCCACAACATCAGCAACCGCGATAGGCAACGCACTGAACCCACTCGTCACCCACGTGAACGCAAGGAGCCCACCGTAGGCCAGCCCGCAGAGCAACACCACAGACCCGATCGTCGCCCCTCGCTCCAAGGAAATGCGCTCCGTAAACCAGGTCGTAAACGGATCGGAAGCCCCGCGAACCGGATCCGAAGACACCGTCGAGAAGGCCCCGAACAGCATCAACTGGAAGCCGGCGAGCGTCAGCAGGCCACCACCAATCCCGGTGTGAATCCCGAACTGCGCCCCACCGACCTCCACACCGCTCCAGGCCAACACCAGCGCCAACACGCCAATCACAGACAACCCGAACCCAGGCGCGGAAAACAGATACCCCGGCGCGTTCACGAGCATGAACCGGACGTGTCGCCAGCCGTCGGGGAAGCTCTCCAGGTTGGCCTCGCCCTCGCGGGGGTGGTAGGTAATCGGCTTTTCTTTAATCTCCAAGTCCTTCGCGCCGGCCTCCATAATCATCTCGCTGGCGAACTCCATGCCCGTCGACGAACAGTCCATGGTCTCCCAGGCGTCGCGGCTAAACACGCGCATCCCACTATGCGCGTCACTGACGCCAGCGCCGTAGAAGACGTTCAAGAACTTCGTCAACAGTGGATTCCCGACGTGTTCGTGCAGCGGCGGCATCGACCCGGGGAGAATCTCGCCCTCCAGTCGCGACCCCATGGCCATGTCGGCGTCGCCGGAGCGAACCATGTTCAACAGCTTGGGAAGCTCCTCGAAGTCGTAGGTGCAGTCGGCGTCGCCCATGGCGATGTAGTCGCCGCGGACGCGCTCGAACGCGTACAGATACGCGTAGCCGTAGCCCTTGCCGTCGGGCTCGATGACAATCGCCCCGTTTTCCGCCGCAATCTCGGGCGTGCGGTCGGTCGAGCTGTCCGCGACGACGACCTCGCCGTAAATCTGCATGTCTTCGAGGGCGGCTTTGACCCACTCGATACACTGGGCGATGCCACCTTCTTCGTTGAGGGTGGGCATCACGACCGAGAGGGTGGGTGCGATATCACTGTCTGCGGACAGCAGTAGCTCGTCACCGCTGTGGTGGATGTCCGAGGCAGACTGCCCGTTCGTCGCTCCCTGCTGTGGAGCGTCTACGGGGGATTCTGATTGGGATCTCGTGCTCATGTACTGGATTCCTCCGTGTCACTAGTGGGTGTGCCTGCGAGGGGCTGCGAGCGTACACACTCCGAGTTGACGCGTACTATCAGATAGACGAAAGCACACCTATAAAGAATTTGGCCTCTTACGACTTCCAGGATATCCTAGGACTTACGAGACCTCTATAGTGAGAACCACGGACCGAGGAGTTCAACCGCAAAACCCACAGGTATGTCGTCAAAAAATCTCTGTATTTCCACGACTGTTCAGGCCGGTTCGAGGATGGACACGCGCTGTGACGCCGAGGCTGAGCGGTCGCCGCGGCCGAACTCGAACCGAGTCGTCGGTGTGCGTCGAGCGCGGCACAACCCCCTGACGACGGCGTGTCGCTCGCGGTCTCCCGCGGCGTACCGGTGCGTTTGGGACCACAGCACTAACGGACGTATGGCTGTTTTATCTAGCTGCTGTTACTGCTCGTCGACACGCTCGCAAAAAAGTCGGTCAGTGGTTCGTTCAGCCGTTGTACGTCCAGCTCTGGAGCGTCGAAGAGCTGGAGCCGGAGTCGGAGGTCCAGATTACGCGGACCGTTTCGCCGGAGTCGAACGAGCTGCCGTTCGCAGTGACGGTAATCGAGCTCCCTGCGGTGATTTCGGTCGCTGAACCGTCGATGTCCGCCCAGGTTTTGCCGTCGTCACCCACGGGTCCCGAGATAGAGACGCTGTCTGCATCAATCGAGGTTCCGCTTTCGTGGGTAATCGTGAGGTTTCCTGACGTGTTGGTGTAGTCGAAGTCGAAACTCGCTTGCGGCGACGTTTCGCTGACTTGGTCGCCGAGACCGAGGACGAACGTGCCGATGACGGCCGCGAGAATGACCGTAATCGCGACCATGAGAATCACACCGATAACCGGTGAGACGGCGGAATCGTCGTTGAAGAGAGTTGTGAGTTGCATTGGATACTCCTGCGCCCGGACAGGGAGTGGTCGACGCGCGATGCCGACAGTCGAAGCGACGTTCCGTTCGGCGCTCGTCGACGACGTGACCCACCTGCGGGGCTTAGATAGCCATTCGAACGGCTTGCTATTAAAAGCAGAGTGAGCAATCGTAACATAGCACGGGCGGTCTGCACCGGAGTCGTCGCGGGTCGGCCGACGCGCGCGCGGCCGCCCATCAACGTCAATCGGCGGCGGTCCATCCGTTGTCGCATCGGCGGCGGTCCATCCGTTGTCGCAGTCACCACGCACGCGACCGCATCGGCAACGAGCGAACGCTGTGTGAGGACACTTCGACGACCAAATTCTCAGATATAGATATGTTATATGTTTCTGATAAATAAAATCGAACTCCAAATCCGGCATCTAAATATATATGAAAATGCGAATTTAATCACGAATACTCTCTGAAAACACACTTTATATGGAGGAATATGTAATTAAACTCGAATATCTGAGCATATACTCATGATCTCCTGCTGTGAATTATATCTGAGAAGCGATTAGATTCAAAATTAACCCGAATATTTACTATTTCTATCACGGCCGGCGTGCGACGCGAGATGACTCGTCGGTCGCCTAGCCAGTCGTCTCGGCGGGAGACCCACAACACGCGGAACCGATTCCGACTGCGGTGAGAAGAGCGTCAGTCGGCGTCGTTCTGTTCCGTTCGGTCAGCCACTCCGTCCCACGCACAGAGTTGCAGCGCGTTCCGGAGGTGGAAGTCTTTCTCGTCGGGATCGTCCGTTTCGAGTGCTTTGTAGAGGTGATCTTTGGTCTGCTCGACGAACCGGGACGGCCCACTCATCGCTGTGACGCCCCCATATCAGTCGTTCCCTGCCCAGGGACATCCCGAGTACCGCGACGTACCAAATTGTACAACCCAACCATCATGTCCAGTAGCTAATCTAATCTAAAAAGTGTTTCTAGACCGTCTACCTCTTATGTGGTGGCTTCCTGGTGCGTCCTGATTCAAGCCGGGACACCGACAATTCTGCGACACGAAGACGCGAAGACCTGACCCCCAGTCGGCTTGAGACGGTTGAACTGAGATTCGGCCCGAGTTGGCCGAGGAAACCGGACCGTAGTACTAGTCTCGGGCGAACCCGACCTGGTAGTAATCGGGCGTTTCGGGGCAGTCTTTTTTCTTTCGCGTCCAGCGGTACGTGCTGTCCGTGTCGATGCTGTTGTCTCGCGTGTAGATTCGGAGCAGTTCCCCTTCGAGCGGGCCGCTCTCGTATTTGAAGTTCCACCACGGGAACGGGAGCGCGCCGCCTTTCCCCGGGGGGAACCGTCCGCCTTGGCCGTTACACCGGAACGGAAGCGAGTCATCGCGACAGGAGCCGTCGGGCGTCCGGTTGTCGCACGTTTCGGCTTCGAGAATGACGAACGACTCCTCTGGGTAGTACTCGTCTTCCTTGACGACCGCTTGGCCGCCTTTGCCGTTGGCGGCTGCTGTCCCCGTGGCGAGGAAGAGCGCCCCCGCACCGGCTGACGCTTGCAGCACCCGTCGGCGCGAGACTCCCTCGGAGCCAGACGTCTCCCGGTCGGCCGCCGACGTACCCGGCGAATTTGACAGTGGCATCATACAGCCCACTCGGACGACGCTAATCAAGATTCCGTCAGACAGCTGTTCGCTGGCTGTCGTGTCGGGCCCGACGCCATATTTATAATGATTGTTGATGAATTATATGGTGGAGGTCGCTACGGATGTACAATCAACACGGGGGAGTGCCCGACGATGACCAATCAACACAGCGAGTAATCCAACCGGCGGAGATTAACGCGACTGAGCACTACGTTTGTAGCCTCATCGGTCTCGTCACCATGGTCGGAGTGGTCGTTTTCTTTACCCCGCTTTTGGTCGCACTCACGCGACCCTTCCAGCAACTGTCGGCTACCGCCTTCGTCTTCGTCCTCGCGACGGTCTGGTTGCTCGTCTGGCTGGGGACGGAACTGGTATGGGAATGGCAAACCGGACGACTCTTCCCCTGAGCCGCTTTTCGGCTAATCTCGGTCGTGAGCGACGGGAAAGCACGCCGACATCGGTGACTTGTCAATTATTCATCGAATCTACCGATTCCTCCCTCACCTAGTATTAGGCCGGCCTAAAAACCGATGGCTTTTTATTTATTTAGGTAAGCCTAAAGTCTGCATGACCGCGAAAATCGACCGCGAAACGGGCGGAATAGTTGGATTAGTAATGCTTCTTTGTTTACTCACGGTTGGGAGTGTGGTGGGTGCTGCGGCAGCGGCACCCGCGCATACCGCCGTTACCGGAGTGAGTGTCTCCGAGGAGGACCCCGAAACGGGCGACCGTATTATAATTACACCGACAATTAGTCATTCTGGGTCGGGGAGCGGCAGTTTCGAAGTCACGGAGGTAACGGTGGAGGACAGCTCTGGAACGAAACATAGCGAAGCGAACCAAATCGGCGTGCTCGGCGCTGGCGACACCGCCGAAGTGCCGGTGAGCGCGCGCTTCGACACTGCCGGTGATAAGCGACTGACGGTGCACGTCCGCGGTCGCTATTACGACTCCGACGGTGCGACCTCGGAAATCGTCCACCTCAAGCGTCCGGTGTTCGTCACGGTCTCGGAACCGAGCACGTCGACGACGGTTCCGCCCCGCGTCCACATCGAGACGCACAACGCAGTCGCCGAGACTGACACCACCGTGACCGTCAAGGTGTCGAACGGTGACGACGAGGCGCTGACGGACCTGTCGCTTCGACTCGACTCGGTCGACGGCGAAATGCAGAGTCGGACCGCGATCACGCCGGTTCTCGCCGCGGAGAACTCGACGACCTACGACTTCACGGTCGAACCGTCCGAGGCGGGCGAAACCGCGCTCAAGGCGACGCTCCGCTACAACGACGGCGAATCCGTCGAAGCGTTCGACACCGTCCAGGTCGAGCCGCTTCGGGA contains these protein-coding regions:
- a CDS encoding glucose-1-phosphate thymidylyltransferase, with the translated sequence MKGVLLSGGTGSRLRPITHTGPKQLVPVANKPVLEYAVEDLKEAGITEIGVILGHKGREEIQNLLGDGSDYGVEITYIVQGNPLGLAHAAGCAKDFVGDDDFVMYLGDNILKEGVVDLVESFESGDFGAGIALQEVENPQQFGIADVDDQGNVTQLIEKPDEPPTNLALIGMYVFSPAVFDAIEQLEPSWRGELEITDAIQSLLEDGYAIDSHVVEGWWKDTGKPEDILEANQLVLEDKSLKKRGTVSDDATVDGRIELAESATIEDGAVVRGPVSIADGAVIKSGTYVGPYTSVGPNSTLEGVHIENSVVIGESSINTSGRIVDSLLGKGANIGSADDFLPEGRRLVVGENSQLKL
- the rfbD gene encoding dTDP-4-dehydrorhamnose reductase; the protein is MYAFVTGANGLLGSVVVRTLREQGHAVVGSYHSEEPTFDCPLHQVDITDTERVVELLDEYDVDLVINCAAYTDVDGCESNPEVATAVNGTAPGDLAAVCDDREIPFIHYSTDYVFDGETDGFYEEGDEPAPIQEYGRSKLTGEHAVRDVNPDALILRLSFVYGARGDTSDLVGFPQWVASTLAAGDTVPLFTDQTMTPSRAGNVATTTLELLDAGVSGTFHVASQSAVTPSDFGEKICEVIGGDATLIESSVMADLDRPAARPRRSCLDVSNVEGELGCSQPTLEDDLAALEAAFSDYSS
- the rfbB gene encoding dTDP-glucose 4,6-dehydratase yields the protein MDVLVTGGAGFIGSNFVRYLLDNSDDSVVTLDALTYAGSRDNLAGYLDHPNHRFVEGDIRDRELVDDLVADADVIVNFAAESHVDRSIGGAEPFVSTNVQGTQTLLDAALDADIDRFLQISTDEVYGEIHDGKFTEDDPLAPRNPYSATKAGADLLVRSYRETHDLPTLITRTCNNFGPRQHPEKLIPKFIQRAANGETLPVYGDGSNVREWIYVEDNCAALDVVLREGDIGEVYNIGSGVELSNLETTEKILEAVGGSEDQIEFVEDRAGHDQRYAIDATKTKALGWEPEWSFEDGLEACVDYYLGDDE
- the agl8 gene encoding low-salt glycan biosynthesis hydrolase Agl8 — encoded protein: MADQRNQADKPTTRIPDDEWEAIVANVPLVSVDLVIRHEGGVLLGFRENEPARGEWFVPGGTVFKNETLTDALYRVADEELGVDVTIESRLGTFEHFYDTSDVEGIDSKHYLATAFEVTLDDDNLEMDTQHSQLKVFEPPYEGLHPYVERYLDALD
- the agl6 gene encoding low-salt glycan biosynthesis hexosyltransferase Agl6, whose amino-acid sequence is MSTRSQSESPVDAPQQGATNGQSASDIHHSGDELLLSADSDIAPTLSVVMPTLNEEGGIAQCIEWVKAALEDMQIYGEVVVADSSTDRTPEIAAENGAIVIEPDGKGYGYAYLYAFERVRGDYIAMGDADCTYDFEELPKLLNMVRSGDADMAMGSRLEGEILPGSMPPLHEHVGNPLLTKFLNVFYGAGVSDAHSGMRVFSRDAWETMDCSSTGMEFASEMIMEAGAKDLEIKEKPITYHPREGEANLESFPDGWRHVRFMLVNAPGYLFSAPGFGLSVIGVLALVLAWSGVEVGGAQFGIHTGIGGGLLTLAGFQLMLFGAFSTVSSDPVRGASDPFTTWFTERISLERGATIGSVVLLCGLAYGGLLAFTWVTSGFSALPIAVADVVATVAVVIGLQMVFGSFLLGSLGE
- a CDS encoding type IV pilin — protein: MQLTTLFNDDSAVSPVIGVILMVAITVILAAVIGTFVLGLGDQVSETSPQASFDFDYTNTSGNLTITHESGTSIDADSVSISGPVGDDGKTWADIDGSATEITAGSSITVTANGSSFDSGETVRVIWTSDSGSSSSTLQSWTYNG
- a CDS encoding CARDB domain-containing protein, whose protein sequence is MEDSSGTKHSEANQIGVLGAGDTAEVPVSARFDTAGDKRLTVHVRGRYYDSDGATSEIVHLKRPVFVTVSEPSTSTTVPPRVHIETHNAVAETDTTVTVKVSNGDDEALTDLSLRLDSVDGEMQSRTAITPVLAAENSTTYDFTVEPSEAGETALKATLRYNDGESVEAFDTVQVEPLRDDVSVYATAFEENDTVSVRYRVTNHGNAPIDDVVISGVSNESLLPTTSLQSVDAATSKTVVVDVNERPSSTATVAATYDIGETTGQATQSVQFDSSAASTGTNALTVNLGSADPSNTSTFLLSGFFGGLVVTALLFTGRRWVRDD